The following coding sequences lie in one Lolium perenne isolate Kyuss_39 chromosome 2, Kyuss_2.0, whole genome shotgun sequence genomic window:
- the LOC127331930 gene encoding uncharacterized protein, whose amino-acid sequence MGSEGPSIVTVHITGFKKFHGVAENPTEKIVSSLRSFIEERGLPKNLVLGSCEILETAGQGALGALYKVLESATGDRENGSSAQGQIIWVHFGVNSGASRFALENQAVNEATFRCPDELGWKPQRVPIVPSDGSISRIRETTLPVKELTKSLRKTGYDVMLSDDAGRFVCNYVYYHSLRFAEEHGIKSLFVHVPLFSTVDELVQMHFASSILEALACLN is encoded by the exons ATGGGATCCGAAGGGCCTTCAATCGTAACCGTCCACATTACTGGATTTAAGAAGTTTCATGGAGTTGCAGAGAACCCGACTGAGAAAATTGTGAGCAGTCTTAGATCATTCATTGAAGAGAGAGGCCTGCCAAAAAATCTTGTGCTTGGAAGCTGCGAAATTCTCGAAACTGCAGGGCAGGGGGCACTTGGAGCACTATACAAAGTTTTAGAATCTGCCACTGGAGACAGAGAGAACGGGTCATCAGCTCAGGGGCAAATAATATGG GTCCACTTTGGAGTCAACAGTGGTGCATCGCGGTTTGCTCTTGAGAACCAAGCTGTTAATGAGGCCACCTTTCGTTGTCCTGATGAGCTAGGGTGGAAACCTCAG AGAGTCCCTATTGTGCCATCTGACGGAAGCATCTCACGGATAAGAGAG ACTACTCTTCCGGTGAAAGAATTAACCAAGTCACTCCGGAAGACAGGCTACGACGTGATGCTTTCTGACGATGCTGGGCGTTTCGTATGCAACTATGTGTACTACCACTCTCTCCGGTTTGCAGAGGAGCATGGTATCAAGTCTCTGTTTGTACATGTGCCCCTCTTCTCGACAGTTGACGAGTTGGTCCAGATGCATTTCGCTAGTTCCATCCTTGAGGCTCTCGCTTGCTTGAACTAG
- the LOC127329895 gene encoding peroxidase 2-like, whose protein sequence is MAASFELAITVTCVLLLAGACRGAPDTELQVGYYQDTCPEAEDIVRAAVSDAVAEDAGIGAGLIRLLFHDCFVQGCDASVLLDPTKKNPFPEKLGAPNVHSLRGFEVIDAAKFALEDACPGVVSCADVVAFAARDASYLLSGYRVDFAMPAGRFDGRRSNASDTVPSLPSPSANFTQLVDNFAVQGLDAEDMVVLSGAHSVGHARCSSFAGDRLRDGADIDPSFARSLRRRCNDTSEVEDPTVSQDPVTPAELDGQFYRNVLKGRVLLASDAALMETKEAARMVRESAGVSGRWEKKFGQAMVKMAGIEVKKAGRRGEIRTNCRLVN, encoded by the exons ATGGCTGCCAGTTTTGAGCTAGCGATCACGGTCACATGCGTGCTGCTTCTAGCCGGGGCGTGCCGCGGCGCCCCCGACACTGAGCTCCAGGTCGggtactaccaggacacgtgcccCGAGGCGGAGGACATCGTGAGGGCCGCCGTGAGCGACGCCGTCGCCGAGGACGCCGGCATCGGCGCTGGCCTCATCCGGCTACTCTTCCACGACTGCTTCGTTCAG GGCTGTGACGCGTCGGTGCTGCTGGACCCGACGAAGAAGAACCCTTTCCCGGAGAAGCTGGGCGCGCCCAACGTCCACAGCCTGCGTGGCTTCGAGGTGATCGACGCGGCCAAGTTCGCGCTGGAGGACGCCTGCCCGGGAGTCGTCTCCTGCGCCGACGTGGTCGCCTTCGCAGCCCGCGACGCCTCGTACCTGCTCAGCGGCTACCGCGTCGACTTTGCCATGCCGGCCGGCCGCTTCGACGGGCGGCGCTCAAATGCCTCCGACACGGTCCCCTCCCTTCCTTCGCCGTCCGCCAACTTCACCCAGCTCGTCGACAACTTCGCCGTCCAGGGGCTAGACGCCGAAGACATGGTGGTGCTCTCCGGCGCGCACTccgtcggccacgcgcgctgctCCTCCTTCGCTGGGGACCGACTCCGCGACGGCGCTGACATCGACCCGTCGTTCGCGAGGTCGCTCCGGAGGCGGTGCAACGACACCAGCGAGGTAGAGGACCCGACGGTGAGCCAAGACCCGGTGACCCCGGCGGAGCTGGACGGCCAGTTCTACCGCAACGTGCTGAAGGGTAGGGTGCTGCTGGCGTCGGACGCCGCGCTCATGGAGACCAAGGAGGCGGCGCGGATGGTGCGGGAGAGCGCGGGCGTCAGCGGCAGGTGGGAGAAGAAGTTCGGGCAGGCCATGGTGAAGATGGCCGGCATCGAGGTGAAGAAGGCCGGCCGACGCGGCGAGATCAGGACGAACTGCAGGCTCGTCAACTAG